TCCGATCAAGTTTTTCCTGTATTACGTGAAGCCAAAGTAAAATATAAAAAACCAGCAGAACAATCTGTATCAGCCTATTCATCTGTTGATGATGATTCTAGATCTAGATTTCGAGATCAGCTGACTAGAAAGGGCAGAAGCACCATTGAAATAGCTGTTGAAGTGAAAGAACTCGATGGCACAATTACCTGTTCAGGCAAATTTAAGTGGTTTGTAAAAACAATCTTAGATCACTCAGAATAATTCGCCGACAAATAAAGTGAAACCACGTATTAGCATTATCACCTTGGGTGTATCCAATCTCGAAAAATCCTATAAATTCTATACAGCGCTTGGCTT
This is a stretch of genomic DNA from Cyanobacteria bacterium GSL.Bin1. It encodes these proteins:
- a CDS encoding DUF4442 domain-containing protein, with the protein product MDITKVPFIQTAGIQYDNSGTLNLEFCQSIQNHVGTIHASAQFALAETASGDCLQSLCPELSDQVFPVLREAKVKYKKPAEQSVSAYSSVDDDSRSRFRDQLTRKGRSTIEIAVEVKELDGTITCSGKFKWFVKTILDHSE